Proteins encoded in a region of the Gammaproteobacteria bacterium genome:
- a CDS encoding flagellar basal body rod protein FlgF, with amino-acid sequence MDRSVYVAMTGAKQTMLAQAVTSHNLANVSTTGFRADLASFQSAPVPGPGLDSRANAVVVEQSVDFQPGPVITTGRDLDFAVRGRGWIAVQAKDGGEAYTRAGELHVTDGGLLTTSSGEWVLGNNGPVSVPPFETLEIGNDGTLSIRPVGQTPSTLAVVDRIKLVKPPEADLVKGGDGLFRLRDGGNAPVDASVSLVGGALEGSNVNSVEAMVTMMELARQFEMHVQFLKTAEENETAVTQIMRMG; translated from the coding sequence ATGGACCGCTCCGTCTACGTTGCCATGACCGGTGCCAAACAAACCATGCTGGCGCAGGCCGTCACCAGCCACAACCTCGCCAATGTCAGCACCACCGGTTTTCGCGCCGACCTGGCCTCATTTCAAAGCGCGCCGGTGCCGGGTCCGGGCCTGGACAGCCGCGCCAACGCCGTGGTGGTGGAGCAAAGCGTCGATTTCCAGCCCGGTCCGGTGATCACCACCGGGCGCGATCTGGATTTCGCCGTGCGGGGTCGGGGCTGGATAGCGGTGCAAGCCAAGGACGGTGGCGAGGCCTATACCCGCGCCGGGGAGCTGCACGTGACCGATGGCGGATTGCTGACCACCTCTTCCGGCGAGTGGGTGCTGGGCAACAACGGACCCGTCTCGGTGCCACCCTTTGAAACCCTGGAGATCGGCAATGACGGCACCCTTTCTATCCGGCCCGTGGGGCAGACGCCCAGCACCCTGGCGGTGGTGGACCGGATCAAACTGGTCAAGCCGCCGGAGGCGGATCTGGTCAAGGGCGGGGACGGCTTGTTTCGTCTGCGGGACGGCGGCAATGCGCCGGTGGACGCCTCGGTCAGCCTGGTGGGCGGCGCCCTGGAAGGCAGCAACGTCAACAGCGTGGAGGCCATGGTGACCATGATGGAACTGGCGCGCCAGTTTGAAATGCACGTGCAATTTCTCAAAACCGCCGAGGAAAACGAGACGGCGGTGACTCAAATCATGCGTATGGGCTAG
- the flgH gene encoding flagellar basal body L-ring protein FlgH, translating to MSHRRIVGRILAVTMALGLGACATTPVPQESFAPAYPAAAPVPPPGAGSLYQARRNVSLFQDVSARRVGDILTVVLVERTSASKKASTSTSRSDKVDLPNPTLLGAPLSFNAPGRSGMDLGLATSVDGSNTFSGAGDAAQSNSLEGRITVTVADVLPNGNLFVRGQKRVRINQGDEYLQFSGIVRPTDVRADNTVISTLVADARIVYTGEGAVASANARGWLGRFFNSKWWPF from the coding sequence ATGTCGCATCGCAGGATTGTGGGCAGGATCCTGGCGGTGACCATGGCGCTGGGCCTGGGTGCCTGCGCCACCACCCCGGTGCCGCAGGAAAGTTTCGCCCCCGCCTATCCCGCCGCCGCGCCGGTGCCGCCGCCCGGCGCCGGCTCTCTGTACCAGGCCCGTCGCAATGTGTCCCTGTTTCAGGATGTCAGCGCGCGGCGGGTGGGCGACATTCTGACCGTGGTCCTGGTGGAGCGCACCAGCGCCAGCAAAAAGGCCAGCACGTCCACCTCGCGCAGTGACAAGGTGGACCTTCCCAATCCCACCTTGCTGGGCGCCCCCTTGAGTTTCAATGCGCCGGGCCGGTCCGGCATGGATCTGGGCCTGGCCACCTCGGTGGACGGCAGCAACACGTTCTCCGGCGCAGGGGACGCGGCCCAAAGCAACTCCCTGGAAGGCCGTATCACCGTCACCGTTGCTGATGTCCTGCCCAACGGCAATTTGTTCGTGCGCGGACAAAAACGCGTCCGGATCAATCAAGGCGACGAATATCTGCAGTTCTCCGGCATCGTCCGGCCCACCGATGTGCGCGCCGACAACACCGTGATCTCCACCCTGGTGGCCGATGCCCGGATCGTCTACACCGGTGAAGGCGCCGTGGCCAGCGCCAACGCCCGCGGCTGGTTGGGCCGTTTCTTTAACAGCAAGTGGTGGCCGTTTTGA
- the flgG gene encoding flagellar basal-body rod protein FlgG, with protein sequence MNRALWVAKTGLEGQQTRMSVVANNLANVNTTGFKRSRASFEDLLYQNVRQVGAQSSQDTILPTGLSLGTGVRVSATEKLFTQGNIIQSENPLHVAVQGRGFFQVLMPDGTLSYTRDGAFKIDAQGQLVTANGFPLQPAITLPQNAQNVSIGSDGTVSVTLPGQAALTQLGNIQLADFINPAGLQPIGQNLYLESAASGSPQVGTPGLAGVGTLVQGSLETSNVNVVEELVNMIETQRAYEMNSKSIETTDSMLRFLVNNT encoded by the coding sequence ATGAACCGAGCATTATGGGTGGCCAAGACCGGGCTGGAAGGTCAGCAGACCCGCATGTCCGTGGTGGCCAACAATCTGGCCAATGTGAACACCACCGGCTTTAAGCGCTCGCGCGCGTCCTTTGAAGACCTGCTGTATCAAAATGTCCGCCAGGTGGGGGCGCAGTCCTCGCAGGACACGATATTGCCCACCGGCCTTTCCCTGGGCACCGGCGTGCGGGTGTCCGCCACGGAAAAGCTGTTCACCCAGGGCAACATCATCCAAAGTGAAAACCCCTTGCACGTGGCGGTTCAGGGGCGTGGATTCTTTCAGGTGCTGATGCCCGACGGAACCTTGTCTTACACTCGTGACGGTGCGTTTAAAATCGACGCCCAGGGCCAGTTGGTGACCGCCAACGGTTTTCCCCTGCAGCCGGCCATCACCCTCCCCCAAAATGCACAAAACGTGTCCATCGGCAGCGACGGGACGGTCAGTGTCACCCTGCCCGGTCAGGCGGCCCTCACCCAGCTCGGCAATATCCAGCTGGCGGATTTCATCAATCCCGCGGGTTTGCAGCCCATTGGCCAGAATCTATACCTCGAATCCGCTGCCAGCGGTTCGCCCCAGGTGGGTACACCCGGCCTGGCCGGGGTGGGTACCCTGGTGCAAGGCTCATTGGAAACATCCAACGTCAATGTGGTGGAAGAGCTGGTGAACATGATCGAAACGCAGCGCGCCTATGAGATGAATTCAAAATCCATAGAAACCACCGACAGCATGCTGCGCTTCCTGGTCAACAACACATGA